One Triticum dicoccoides isolate Atlit2015 ecotype Zavitan chromosome 5B, WEW_v2.0, whole genome shotgun sequence genomic window carries:
- the LOC119307835 gene encoding cellulose synthase-like protein D4, translating into MSRRLSLPAGSPVTVTVSPTKGKGAGGGSPGDGVVRRGSGLTSPVPRHSIGSSTATLQVSPVRRSGGSRYASRDGADASAEFVHYTVHIPPTPDRTTASASTDVPAAEEEGEVLPQRSYASGTIFTGGLNCATRAHVLSNSADGARPAASANMSCKMRGCDMPAFLNAGRGGHPPCDCGFMICEECYMDCVAAAGNCPGCKEAYSAGSDTDDSVDEDDDDAISSSEERDQMPMTSMSKRFSMVHSIKMPMPSSNGKPADFDHARWLFETKGTYGYGNALWPKNEHGGGGNNAGATSGFVGIEEPPNFGARCRRPLTRKTSVSQAILSPYRMLIAIRLVALGFFLAWRIRHPNPDAMWLWALSVTCEVWFAFSWLLDSLPKLCPVNRSCDLDVLADRFELPTARNPKGRSDLPGIDVFVSTADPEKEPPLVTANTILSILAADYPVEKLACYLSDDGGALLTFEALAETASFARTWVPFCRKHGVEPRCPESYFGQKRDFLKNKVRLDFVRERRKVKREYDEFKVRVNSLTEAIRRRSDAYNAGEELRARRRLQEEAVAAGGALGTAPLAETGAVKATWMSDGSQWPGTWLTGATDHARGNHAGIIQAMLAPPTSEPVLGGEPAESGALIDTTGVDIRLPMLVYVSREKRPGYDHNKKAGAMNALVRTSAIMSNGPFILNLDCDHYVHNSAALREGMCYMLDRGGDRVCYVQFPQRFEGIDPNDRYANHNLVFFDVAMRAMDGLQGPMYVGTGCIFRRTALYGFSPPRATEHHGWLGRKKIKLFLRKPTMGKKTDRESEHESMLPPIEDDDHNQLGDIESSALMPKRFGSSATFVSSIPVAEYQGRLLQDMPGVHQGRPAGALAVPREPLDAATVGEAISVISCFYEEKTEWGRRIGWIYGSVTEDVVTGYRMHNRGWRSVYCVTRRDAFRGTAPINLTDRLHQVLRWATGSVEIFFSRNNALFATRRMKLLQRVAYFNVGMYPFTSMFLIVYCVLPAVSLFTGKFIVQHLSATFLVFLLIITITLCLLALLEIKWSGITLHEWWRNEQFWVIGGTSAHPAAVLQGLLKVIAGVDISFTLTSKPGGADDGEEDTFAELYEVRWSFLMVPPVTIMMLNAVALAVGTARTLYSEFPQWSKLLGGAFFSFWVLCHLYPFAKGLLGRRGRVPTIVFVWSGLICMIVSLLWVYISPPAGARPGIGGFSFP; encoded by the exons ATGTCGCGGCGGCTGTCGTTGCCGGCGGGCTCGCCGGTAACGGTGACCGTGTCGCCGACGAAAGGGAAGGGTGCTGGCGGCGGGAGCCCCGGGGATGGTGTCGTGAGGAGGGGGTCCGGGCTCACCAGCCCCGTGCCCAGGCACTCCATCGGCTCCTCCACCGCGACGCTGCAGGTCTCGCCGGTGCGCCGGAGTGGGGGGAGCCGGTACGCGTCGAGGGATGGCGCCGACGCCAGCGCCGAGTTCGTGCACTACACCGTGCACATCCCGCCCACGCCGGACAGGACCACGGCGTCCGCGTCCACGGACGTGCCCGCggctgaggaggagggggaggtgctGCCGCAGAGGAGCTACGCCTCCGGCACCATCTTCACCGGCGGCCTCAACTGCGCCACGCGCGCCCACGTGCTCAGCAACTCCGCCGACGGCGCTCGGCCGGCCGCCTCCGCCAACATGTCCTGCAAGATGCGCGGCTGCGACATGCCGGCGTTCCTCAACGCCGGCCGCGGCGGCCACCCGCCCTGTGACTGCGGCTTCATGATCTGCGAGGAGTGCTACATGGACTGCGTCGCGGCCGCAGGCAACTGCCCAGGCTGCAAGGAGGCCTACTCCGCCGGCAGCGACACCGACGACTCCGtggacgaggacgacgacgacgccaTCTCCTCGTCGGAGGAGAGGGACCAGATGCCCATGACGTCCATGTCCAAGCGCTTCTCCATGGTGCACTCCATCAAGATGCCCATGCCCAGCAGCAACGGCAAGCCGGCCGACTTCGACCACGCCCGGTGGCTCTTCGAGACCAAGGGCACCTACGGCTACGGCAACGCTCTATGGCCCAAGAacgagcacggcggcggcggcaacaacGCTGGGGCCACCTCCGGATTCGTCGGCATCGAGGAGCCGCCCAACTTCGGTGCCCGCTGCCGCCGGCCCCTGACGAGGAAGACCAGCGTCTCTCAGGCCATCCTCAGCCCATACAG GATGCTGATCGCGATCCGGCTGGTGGCGCTGGGGTTCTTCCTGGCGTGGCGCATCCGGCACCCCAACCCGGACGCCATGTGGCTGTGGGCGCTGTCGGTGACGTGCGAGGTGTGGTTCGCCTTCTCATGGCTGCTCGACAGCCTCCCCAAGCTCTGCCCCGTCAACCGCTCCTGCGACCTCGACGTCCTCGCCGACCGCTTCGAGTTGCCCACCGCACGCAACCCCAAGGGCCGCTCCGACCTCCCCGGCATCGACGTTTTCGTCTCCACCGCTGACCCGGAGAAGGAGCCGCCGCTTGTCACCGCGAACACCATCCTCTCCATCCTCGCCGCCGACTACCCGGTCGAGAAGCTCGCCTGCTACCTCTCCGACGACGGCGGCGCGCTCCTCACCTTCGAGGCGCTCGCCGAGACCGCCAGCTTCGCGCGCACGTGGGTGCCCTTCTGCCGGAAGCACGGCGTCGAGCCGCGCTGCCCGGAGTCATACTTCGGCCAGAAGCGGGATTTCCTCAAGAACAAGGTGCGGCTGGACTTTGTCCGCGAGAGGCGGAAGGTGAAGCGGGAGTACGACGAGTTCAAGGTGCGGGTCAACTCGCTGACGGAGGCGATCCGACGGCGCTCCGACGCGTACAATGCCGGCGAGGAGCTGCGTGCAAGAAGGCGCCTGCAAGAGGAGGCCGTGGCTGCCGGTGGCGCGCTGGGAACAGCTCCGCTGGCAGAGACTGGGGCCGTGAAGGCGACATGGATGTCTGACGGCTCCCAGTGGCCCGGCACTTGGCTCACCGGGGCGACGGATCACGCGCGCGGCAACCACGCTGGCATCATTCAG GCAATGCTTGCGCCACCGACGTCGGAGCCAGTGCTTGGCGGTGAGCCGGCGGAGTCCGGTGCGCTGATCGACACGACAGGCGTGGACATCCGGCTGCCGATGCTTGTGTACGTTTCGCGCGAGAAGAGGCCCGGGTACGACCACAACAAGAAGGCCGGCGCCATGAACGCGCTGGTCAGGACGAGCGCCATCATGTCGAACGGGCCCTTCATCCTCAACCTGGACTGCGACCACTACGTGCACAACTCGGCGGCGCTCCGCGAAGGGATGTGCTACATGCTCGACCGCGGCGGCGACCGCGTCTGCTACGTGCAGTTCCCGCAGCGGTTCGAGGGCATCGACCCCAACGACCGGTACGCCAACCACAACCTCGTCTTCTTCGACGTCGCCATGCGCGCCATGGACGGGCTGCAGGGCCCCATGTACGTCGGCACAGGCTGCATCTTCCGCCGCACCGCTCTGTATGGGTTCAGCCCGCCCCGCGCCACCGAGCACCACGGCTGGCTCGGCAGGAAGAAGATCAAGCTGTTCCTGAGGAAGCCCACCATGGGAAAGAAGACGGACAGGGAGAGCGAGCACGAGTCAATGCTGCCGCCGATCGAGGACGACGACCACAACCAGCTCGGCGACATCGAGTCATCGGCGCTGATGCCGAAGCGGTTCGGCAGCTCGGCCACGTTCGTGTCGTCGATCCCCGTGGCAGAGTACCAGGGGAGGCTCCTGCAGGACATGCCGGGGGTGCACCAGGGCCGTCCAGCCGGCGCCCTCGCCGTACCCCGCGAGCCGCTCGACGCCGCAACCGTCGGCGAGGCCATCAGTGTGATCTCGTGCTTCTACGAGGAGAAGACAGAGTGGGGGCGGCGCATCGGATGGATCTACGGGTCGGTGACGGAGGACGTGGTGACCGGGTACCGGATGCACAACCGCGGCTGGCGGTCGGTGTACTGCGTGACCCGCCGCGACGCCTTCCGAGGCACCGCGCCCATCAACCTCACCGACCGGCTCCACCAGGTGCTCCGGTGGGCGACGGGGTCCGTGGAGATCTTCTTCTCCCGCAACAACGCACTGTTCGCCACTCGGCGGATGAAGCTCCTGCAGCGCGTGGCCTACTTCAACGTGGGCATGTACCCGTTCACCTCCATGTTCCTCATCGTCTACTGCGTGCTCCCGGCCGTCTCCCTCTTCACCGGCAAGTTCATCGTCCAGCACCTGAGCGCCACGTTCCTCGTCTTCCTGCTCATCATCACCATCACGCTGTGCCTGCTGGCGCTGCTGGAGATCAAGTGGTCCGGGATCACGCTGCACGAGTGGTGGCGCAACGAGCAGTTCTGGGTGATCGGCGGCACCAGCGCGCACCCGGCTGCGGTGCTGCAGGGCCTCCTCAAGGTGATCGCCGGCGTGGACATCTCCTTCACGCTCACGTCCAAGCCGGGCGGCGCCGACGACGGGGAGGAGGACACGTTCGCGGAGCTGTACGAGGTGCGGTGGAGCTTCCTGATGGTGCCCCCCGTGACCATCATGATGCTGAACGCGGTGGCGCTGGCGGTGGGGACGGCGAGGACGCTGTACAGCGAGTTCCCGCAGTGGAGCAAGCTGCTGGGCGGCGCCTTCTTCAGCTTCTGGGTGCTGTGCCACCTCTACCCCTTCGCCAAGGGGCTCCTGGGGCGCCGCGGCCGCGTGCCGACCATCGTCTTCGTCTGGTCCGGCCTCATCTGCATGATCGTGTCGCTGCTCTGGGTCTACATCAGCCCGCCGGCCGGCGCCAGGCCGGGTATTGGTGGATTCAGCTTCCCGTAG